The Arachidicoccus terrestris genome includes the window CTTTGGGTAAACAGTCAATTAAGTCTTGAGCAATCAATGATTCAGCAGCTCCTTTTTTGATGTAGTAGTCTCCTGCCAGACCATGCAAATGCACACCCAGAATAGCCGCTTGCGTGGGTGGATACCCTTGTGCCATTAGTGCAGTAATAATACCTGTCAGAACATCGCCGCTCCCTGCAGTGGCCATTCCGGCATTGCCACTTAAGTTATAGTGAATATTTCCATCCGGCGTGCAGATAGCAGTTCGGTGCCCTTTAAGTACGATGACCAGATGCCATTGCTGTGCTTTCCTTTTTGCCAGTTCGACTTGCTCTAAAGAGTCTTTGCTATTACCGAATAGTCTTTGAAATTCGCCAGGATGCGGTGTTAAGATACTACTTGCCGGAATTAATGCTAAAATAGCTTCTGGATCTGTCGCAATAATATTCAATGCATCTGCATCCAATACTAATGCATCTTTTCTGGTTTTCAGGAAAGCCTTTAATGCGCTGACAGATTCAGGATGTGTATCCATTCCCGGGCCGATTCCATAAGTTGCTTTTCTGATGGGATCAATATCAGATACATAGCTATCGCCAGCTGGCTCAAACATGGCTTCAGGGGCGTTGATTTGCAGAATCTCGTAACCGCATTTGGGGGCCTGTATAAATACCTTTCCCACACCTGCCCGAAGCGCGGCCCTGGCGGAAAGAGAAATGGCTCCTATTTTGCCATAACTGCCACCTACTAAAACAACGGTGCCAAAATTTCCTTTGTGCCCGAATGAATGCTTTGATCTGGGCTGATAGAATTGAGCGGCTGCTTTTATATCAATAGCATAAATATTTGAACTTTCCTGTTGGGTAAAAGACGCACTTAGGCCAATGTCTAACAGGTGAACCTTCCCGGTATACTTTGCTGATTCAGGATGCAAAAAACTTCGCTTATATGCCTGAAAAGAGAGTGTATAGGCTGCCTGGATGATATTTAGGTTGTCGTCCTCTCCGGGCGGAAGGTGGTCAGGTGTTAATCCACTGGGTAAATCGATGGCAATAGTCGGTTTGTCTGCATTGGATAGGAATTTGATAAGTCTGTTAATCACTTCGTTGCTTTTACCGGGGTTATAGCCGGTGCCTAAAAGCGCATCGATTATGACCAGCGGTTTCGGCGTCTTTAAAGGAATTAATAGATCGGTTTTATCAAAAGCAACGATCGCGTTTTCTGCTGTTTTAGGGAACTCCCTGCTCAGATAGTTCCAATGATCCAGCGTTGCTTTCCGGAACTCCGCTGGCGGGTTGGAAAGTATAATTTTTACCTGATAGCCGGCATGTAATAAATTTCTGGCGATTACGATACCGTCTCCTCCATTGCCCCCTTTGCCGCAGACAATATAAAATTCGACTGACTGATCGAATTTCTTTTTAATCCAGCGAGCACAGGCGTCGCCCGCCCGCTGCATCAGCGTTGTTTGAACAATGTTTTCACCAGCCATCGTTGCCTCGTCCCATTTTTTAATTTGGCCGGCATTAAATATTTTCATGGCTTGCTGTTTAATATGAATAATTGGAGATCAGAGATGGAATCTTGCATCTGTTAACCGGTAAGGCCTATCTGAACGTGTATATCCGGATGGCTATTCAGGTAGTCAATCAGTTCATCATTCAGGCTGATTCCTTTATCCAGTGTATATAGGTTGACGGATGCCTGTTGCTCAAAGTCGATCACCTTGAATTTAAGGGTAGCGTTTCCGGGGTGTTTATTAATGTTCTCCTCTAGGAAATTGACCAGGTCATGAGTGACTTCTTTTAATGGCATCTCCATATCCAGCGATTTTGTGAGCGCTGATTTAAGGGACTCCATCAGGCTTATAGAAGATATCTTAAATTCATATTGGCCTGTGTTGAATCTTTGCTTAAAATGTCCGGTTATACTGAGCATAAGCCCTGGCTCGACAAAATTTTTGAAGTTGAGATAGTCTTCCCGCCAGAGCATAAGCTCTGTTTTGCCGGAATAATCCTCAAGAGCCAGTACGCCGAAGTCCATCCCCTTTTTTGTCTGCCGGTGTTGTGCGCCAACCACCATGCCAGCAATTCTGAAATTGACACCTGTTTTTGGATTGGCATCCATGCGCATGGCTTCAAAATCATTGAGTGGCATAATACCATAATGTTTCATTTCGAACCGGAAATTGTCTAATGGATGTCCACTGATATAAATACCCGTTACATCTTTTTCATGCTCTAATTTTTCAATTAATGACCACTTGTCACAAGGTAATATTTTCGGCGTAGCGATTTCCGGCATGGTGGCTTCACCAAATAAACTGCCCATGGAGCTTGTTTTACTGGTCTGAACCACGTTGCCAAATTTAATGATCCTTTCCAGGTTATTAACGACCTCCCCTGTCTGCACCGCAAAATATTGACCTCTGTGCAGGTCGGAGAAACAATCAAAGGCGCCTGCATATACCAGGCTTTCCAATGCTTTTTTATTGACAACTCTTTGATTAATGCGCTGGATAAAATCGAAGATATCTTTATAGGGGCCGTTTTGTGTTCTTTCCTCAATAACTCCGTCAATGGCGGCGTCTCCCATACCTTTCAAGCCGCCAAATCCAAAGCGGATCTCTCCGTTTTTATTTACGGCAAAGCCTTTTTGGGATTCATTAATATCGCATCCCAGAACACCAATGCCCATCCTTTTACATTCCTCCATAAAAAAGGTGATCTTGTCGATCGCACCCGCATGGTTGAGTACGGCGGCCATATATTCACTCGGATAGTGTGCTTTTAAATATGCTGTCTGATAAGCCACGAAAGCGTAACAGGTAGAATGTGATTTGTTGAAGGCATATTGCGCGAAAGCTTCCCAGTCTTTCCAGATTTTGTCTAATTTGTCCTTGGGATGTCCTTTTTTGGAAGCCCCTTCAACAAACTGCGCTTTCATTTTGTCCAGAACAGAAATCTGCTTTTTACCCATGGCTTTACGCAGAACATCTGCATCCCCTTTAGAGAAGCCGGCCAGTTTCTGGGAGAGCAGCATTACCTGTTCCTGATAGACAGTAATGCCATACGTATCGGCCAGATATTCTTCCATCTCAGGGAGATCATAAGTGATTTCCTGTTCTCCATGTTTACGTTTGATGAAATCCGGTATATAGGCAATCGGACCCGGACGGTATAAGGCATTCATCGCGATCAGGTCGGCGAAAACGTCCGGTTTAAGCTCCCGGAGATTCTTTTGCATGCCGGCACTTTCAAATTGGAAGATAGCATTGGTCTCCCCTTTCTGGAAAATCTCAAATGTCTTCTCGTCATCCAGCGGAATATAATCAATTTCAATATCTCTATCATAATTCTGCTTGATCAGGTTTAAAGCAGTCTTAATGATGGACAGGTTTTTAAGGCCCAGGAAGTCCATCTTAATAACCCCGGCGGATTCAATACTACTTCCTTCGATCTGTGTTACCCATAGGTCGGAATCTTTGGCTACGGATACAGGAATCAACTCTGTCAGATCTTTTGGTGCAATAATGATACCTGCCGCATGGATGCCTGTATTACGTACACTTCCTTCCAACCTTTCAGCTTCATGTAATACTTGTGCCCTTAAATCATCACCGTTATATATCTCCCGGATCTTTTTGATATTCTCGATATCTTCCGGTGCATATCCTTCTTTTTCTGCGAGTGATTTTTGTCCATCCTTTGCTTCTGCTGCAGTGATCGGCGCCTTTAGAACACGACTGAGCTTGGTGCCGGGTTTATCAGGCACCAACTTTGCCAGCGTATTGGATTCAGCAAGCGGGAGATCCAACACTCTGGCGACGTCCTTGATAGACATTTTGGCTGCCATTGTACCATAAGTAATAATCTGAGCTACCTGTTGTTTAGAGTATTTCTCTACGACATAGTTGATTACTTTCTGTCTGCCCTCATCATCAAAATCAGTATCGATATCCGGCATGGATTTACGATCCGGATTTAAAAAACGCTCAAAAAGAAGATTATATTTGATCGGATCTATATTGGTAATGCCAATACAAAACGCGACCACACTGCCAGCAGCAGAGCCACGGCCGGGGCCGATAAATACGCCCAGGTCTCTGCCTGCTTTGATAAAATCACTTACGATTAAGAAGTAACCCGCAAATCCCATTGTTTTAATCGTAAATAATTCAAAATCGAGCCGCTCACGGATTTCCTCGGTAATCTCGCTGTAACGTTGTCTGGCTCCTTCATAGGTAAGATAATGCAGATAGTTCCACTGATTAATATTACTGTCCTGTGTTGTTTTAAACTCTTCCGGAATGGGGAACGCCGGAAGCAGAATATCTTTTTTAAGATTTAGCACTTCAATTTTATCCACAATGCCCTGGGTATTCTCCAGTGACTGAGGGATGTCCTTAAAGACCTGCTCCATTTCTGCAGTTGTCTTAAAATAAAACTGGTCATTGGGAAATTTAAATCTTCTGTTTTTAATGATAGCGTCATCATTGACAAAGTCATCGAACCCCGGCGTGGTTTGCTTTTCTCCTGTATTAATACAAAGCAGAATATCGTGGGCATTGGCGTCTTCCTGATTGGTATAGTGGCTGTCATTAGTACAGATGACCGGTACGTTGTATTTTTTAGCCAGTTTCAGCAATACCAGGTTTACTTTATCCTGTTCAGGTATGTTGTGACGTTGCAGCTCTACATAGTAATCATCACCAAATAGGTCCAGCCACCATTTAAACTCCTTCTCGCCTTCTTCTTCTCCACCGGTCAAAATAGCCTGAGGCACGGAAGCGCCCAGGCAGCAAGTAGTGGCAATTAATCCCTCATGATGTTTCGCGATCAGACTTTTATCGACCCTGGGATACTTGCCGTACAACCCCTCAATAAAGCCCATAGAAGTGATTTTGATCAGGTTGCGATAACCCAGATCATTTTTGGCCAGTAGAATCTGGTGATAACGGCGGTCCTTCTTTTCTTTCGTAAAAGTCTTCTGGAACCGGTCTTCCACAACATAGAGTTCACAACCTACAATCGGTTTGATTTTTGGGGTTACAATGTCTTTCCCGTTGGCATCCTTTCCAATGACTTTTGTATTGTTCCAGGCCTGGGCGACGAACTCAAAAGCACCGAACATGTTCCCATGATCGGTGAGCGCCAATGCTTTCATGCCGTCAGACTCCGCTTTTTTATAGAGATGTCCGATTGAGGCGGCTCCATCTAATAGAGAATATTGAGAATGAACATGTAAGTGCGAAAATTGAGGCATAATGGGATGATATCTAACGGTTGATTATTATAATATTTTTCCAGGCACAAATTTCGCCAAAAATTAAGGAACAAAAAAGCCAAATGTCCGATTGGGGAAAACTAATTGACGATTTATATTATTATATAATTTATGTGTATTGCATATACAATCAATATAATGCATCCATTCTGAACAACTTTTTGTAAATGGCGCTAAACAGATTCTGGCCAGATATCTCAATTATGATGCATCTTCAAGAATTCTGAAGGGCACATCCAAAGATGCGATTTCCAAAACAAAGTTAATGACGTAATTCTAAAATGTGCTGACATAGCCGTCAAAACTGCAGATCAGTTTATCAAGTTGATGCAACCCTGGCTAAATGCCCAAAAAACGGTATCTATTGAACTTATTGGCAACCAGCAACCGATAGTACTAAAAATTAAGTCCTGATGACTATTTCACTTGAACCTGATGTGACTGACCGTCGTCTACCATTGAGATATAGGGTTCCTCTTGTTGAACACCATCGACAATATAGGTGCTTGGTATATCGCTGCCGGGGAATATTTCTATATGGTAGAGGGTTGCCTCTCCAAATCTATAATCTACTGTATAACGTTTCCAATTTTCCGGTGTACAGGGTTTAAAGGAAAGCTTGTTGCCACTGCGTCGTATGCCCAGAATGAAACGGAACATAAATTGTTGCATCCAGCCGGCAGAGCCGGTGTACCAAGTCCACCCACCTCTCCCCTTATGCTGCGGAGAATTGTATACATCTGCAGCCATTACATAGGGCTCTACTTTATATGTTTCAAGAGCTTGCCTGGTGAGCGTATGAGAAACCGGGTTGATCATGGAAAACAGCTCCCAGACTTTATTTCTTTGTCCCATTTCTGCAAAGGCCATCATCGCCCAGACTGCTGCATGGGTGTATTGGCCACCATTTTCCCTTACGCCCGGCGCATATCCTTTGATGTACCCCGGGTTTAAATCAGATTTATCAAATGCAGGATCCAGTAGCAGAATGATGCCTTCTTTGGGCCGGACAAGGTGCTCATTTAAAGATGTCAGCGCCCTTTGTTTTTTGTCGTCGTCCCCCGCTCCAGACAGTATAGACCAGCTTTGTGCGATGGAATCGATCCGGCATTCTGTATTTTGTCTAGAGCCGAGTGGTGTGCCATCGTCAAAATAAGCCCGACGATACCAATCTCCGTCCCAACCGTATTTATTGAGGTTGTCTTTTAATCTTTCTGCTTGCTCCAGATATCTGACTGCTGTTTCATGATCCATTACTCTTGATGCGATTTCCTTAAATTGCATGAGTACGCTATATAGGAAAAAGCCCAGCCATATGCTTTCGCCTTTGCCTTTCTCTCCTACTTTATCCATGCCATCATTCCAGTCACCGGTACCCATCAGCGGTAATCCGTGCTCTCCCATTCTAAGTCCATGGTCGATGGCTTTTAAAGCGTGCTGATACAGGCTTTCTGTTTCTTCTGTCACAATAGGTAGATCATAGTAGGAGTCCTCGTTCTCATTAAGAGGTCTACCGTCTAAGTAGCTGGCCTGTACATCCAAAACTGCTTCGTCACCTGTTGTAAATATATATTGGGCCAGCACAAATGGCAGCCATAAATAATCATCCGAACAATGTGTCCTGACGCCCCTGCCAGTAGGCGGATGCCACCAGTGTTGAACATCTCCCTGTCTAAATTGTCTGGAGGCGGATAACAGGAGCTGATTTCTGGCAATATCGGGTCTGGTTGCCATTAGGGCCATGACATCTTGTAATTGGTCTCTGAAGCCAAATGCTCCTCCTGATTGATAATAACCACTTCTGCCCCATATTCTGCAGCTTAATGTCTGGTAGATCAGCCAGCCCCCAGCCAGAAAATTAAGCGCAGAGTCAGGCGTTTTTATGCTGGTCTGCCCCAGGATCTGATTCCACTGTTCATGCACCTGACTGAGTGCCCGGGATGGGAATTCGACCTCATTGGACTTTCCGATCAGCTCAATTGCATTGGCTTTATCCTGTCCGCAACCCAACCTGAAATTCACTTCGGTTTGCTGATCTGTATATAATTGTAGTTGTATCTGGATTGCAGCACATGGATCGAGCGCGGCGCCGGTCTTGCCAGATAGTCGGGTACGTTTCATACCCGCTGGTGTACGCATTGAACCAGACCGGCCGATGAATGCCTCTCTGTCTGCTGTAAGGCTGTAGTCAATTCCTGATACTGCGTAAAAGCAGACGTTGCCCGGGTAGCTTCCGCTATAACGGTTGTATGCAAGGATTGCGGCCTCATCTGGCACCTTTTCCGTGACAATATATGGTGTCGTTTTGCCAGACTGGTCCCCTAATATCCATTGTACATATCCCGTTATGGAGATCTTTCTTCCTCTGCCGCTGATATTATGGAGTTTCAACCATTGATAACGAACAGGCAGCGTCACATCTACAAATATCCATAATTCACTGTGAATACCATTTTCGGTATGCTCAAAGACGCTGTATCCAAACCCGTGCCGGGTAATAAAATCCCCCTTGGTTATTGTGGGTAATGGTGTAGGCGACCAGAAGGCGCCAGTCTCATCATCCCTTATATAAATAGCTTCTCCGCAATTGTCTTGAATCGGATCGTTTTTCCAGGGTGTGAGTCGGTATTCATGCGCATTGCCGCACCATGTATAACTGCTGCCGCTTTCAGTAATGACCATACCCAGTTCTGGATTTGCGATGACGTTGGACCAGGGCATAGGTGTTCTTTGCCCGGCAGAGCTACGAATGATATATTCTTTTCCATCCTTTGTGAAACCACCGATACTATTATTAAAAACCAGTCCTTCCGGTAGAAGTTTTCTGGTGGAGATAACTGTTTTTTCCTCTCGGGTACTTTGAGTAGCAGATTTGGTCAGTTCAGGAGGCAGCAACTTTGTTTTCTGACTGCTATTGATCTGTTCTTCCAAACTTCCCAATTGGTCATCTATAATGATACGGGCCACGGTCTGCATCAGGATCCGGTCTTCCATCGGTATCTGATCTGCTGAGCGCAGGTAGATACCTCCGTATTGTGCATTGATTGAAACACTGTTTGCCAGTGCAATCAGGCTCTGGATCTGTTCATGGAGATCTTGTCTGTAAGAACTGAAATTCTCATTCCATATAATGAGATCTGCTTTTATTCCTTTTAGCCTCCAATAGGTATGTGCATTGATTAGTTGCCGGATCAGGCTAATATTTTCCTCGCTCTGTACACGAAGCAATACAATGGGAAGATCCCCGGAGATCGCATAAGCCCATAATCCTGACTGGGTTTTAACGTTACTGGCAATAACAGAAGGGGCGGCTCTGAGCGCTGCGTTTGGATACAGGATAAAACCTGCCATTTTGCTGTAAAGTTTTGCTTCGGCCTCGGTGGCATTGATCTGACGAAGCAACACCTGGCTGTGTGTCCAAGATAGTTCAAAAGCCCTGTTTTTCAGGTGTCGGTCCTGATATTTATCTAGCAGCGCTTCACAAACTGCTTTTTCTGCAGCAACGCCAATGATCAGATCAATGGTCGCTGTCTGCCCCGCCTTAAGCTCGAACTGGTGGCGAATAGATACAATAGGATCCAATACAGCGCCTTCACTGTCGGATAAAGGGCCTGCCTTGTCCATTGCTATTGGATTAGCGGTGGTTCTGGCCCTGCCGATAAAACGTGCTCTGTCTGTTTCATAGGAAATATTGCGGCTGGTGATGCCGCTGACAGACATCAGGTGGAACATCCAGGGTGGCTGTTCATCAGATGATCTAGGTCTTCTGGTACATAGGATTGCCTGCTCCTCCTTAAGAATACTGGTTTCTACAAACAAGTTACTGAAGGCCGGATGCGCTTCATCAGCACTTTGCGGTGCTAACACCACTTCTGAATAGCTGGTCACTTCCAGTGTTTTTGAGCTGGATCCTCTGTTTGTTATCCTTATTCTTCTTACTTCCACATTGTCTTCCGGGGAAACAACGATTTCTGTCCTGGTTTCAATAGCATCATCCTTTCTTCTAAATTCTGCATGCCCCTGTGA containing:
- the dnaE gene encoding DNA polymerase III subunit alpha; amino-acid sequence: MPQFSHLHVHSQYSLLDGAASIGHLYKKAESDGMKALALTDHGNMFGAFEFVAQAWNNTKVIGKDANGKDIVTPKIKPIVGCELYVVEDRFQKTFTKEKKDRRYHQILLAKNDLGYRNLIKITSMGFIEGLYGKYPRVDKSLIAKHHEGLIATTCCLGASVPQAILTGGEEEGEKEFKWWLDLFGDDYYVELQRHNIPEQDKVNLVLLKLAKKYNVPVICTNDSHYTNQEDANAHDILLCINTGEKQTTPGFDDFVNDDAIIKNRRFKFPNDQFYFKTTAEMEQVFKDIPQSLENTQGIVDKIEVLNLKKDILLPAFPIPEEFKTTQDSNINQWNYLHYLTYEGARQRYSEITEEIRERLDFELFTIKTMGFAGYFLIVSDFIKAGRDLGVFIGPGRGSAAGSVVAFCIGITNIDPIKYNLLFERFLNPDRKSMPDIDTDFDDEGRQKVINYVVEKYSKQQVAQIITYGTMAAKMSIKDVARVLDLPLAESNTLAKLVPDKPGTKLSRVLKAPITAAEAKDGQKSLAEKEGYAPEDIENIKKIREIYNGDDLRAQVLHEAERLEGSVRNTGIHAAGIIIAPKDLTELIPVSVAKDSDLWVTQIEGSSIESAGVIKMDFLGLKNLSIIKTALNLIKQNYDRDIEIDYIPLDDEKTFEIFQKGETNAIFQFESAGMQKNLRELKPDVFADLIAMNALYRPGPIAYIPDFIKRKHGEQEITYDLPEMEEYLADTYGITVYQEQVMLLSQKLAGFSKGDADVLRKAMGKKQISVLDKMKAQFVEGASKKGHPKDKLDKIWKDWEAFAQYAFNKSHSTCYAFVAYQTAYLKAHYPSEYMAAVLNHAGAIDKITFFMEECKRMGIGVLGCDINESQKGFAVNKNGEIRFGFGGLKGMGDAAIDGVIEERTQNGPYKDIFDFIQRINQRVVNKKALESLVYAGAFDCFSDLHRGQYFAVQTGEVVNNLERIIKFGNVVQTSKTSSMGSLFGEATMPEIATPKILPCDKWSLIEKLEHEKDVTGIYISGHPLDNFRFEMKHYGIMPLNDFEAMRMDANPKTGVNFRIAGMVVGAQHRQTKKGMDFGVLALEDYSGKTELMLWREDYLNFKNFVEPGLMLSITGHFKQRFNTGQYEFKISSISLMESLKSALTKSLDMEMPLKEVTHDLVNFLEENINKHPGNATLKFKVIDFEQQASVNLYTLDKGISLNDELIDYLNSHPDIHVQIGLTG
- a CDS encoding NAD(P)H-hydrate dehydratase; the encoded protein is MKIFNAGQIKKWDEATMAGENIVQTTLMQRAGDACARWIKKKFDQSVEFYIVCGKGGNGGDGIVIARNLLHAGYQVKIILSNPPAEFRKATLDHWNYLSREFPKTAENAIVAFDKTDLLIPLKTPKPLVIIDALLGTGYNPGKSNEVINRLIKFLSNADKPTIAIDLPSGLTPDHLPPGEDDNLNIIQAAYTLSFQAYKRSFLHPESAKYTGKVHLLDIGLSASFTQQESSNIYAIDIKAAAQFYQPRSKHSFGHKGNFGTVVLVGGSYGKIGAISLSARAALRAGVGKVFIQAPKCGYEILQINAPEAMFEPAGDSYVSDIDPIRKATYGIGPGMDTHPESVSALKAFLKTRKDALVLDADALNIIATDPEAILALIPASSILTPHPGEFQRLFGNSKDSLEQVELAKRKAQQWHLVIVLKGHRTAICTPDGNIHYNLSGNAGMATAGSGDVLTGIITALMAQGYPPTQAAILGVHLHGLAGDYYIKKGAAESLIAQDLIDCLPKAFLKLRDKRHILFPA